In the Phycisphaerales bacterium genome, GCCCGCTCTGGCCCGCGCCCGCGCCGCCGCCCGCGCCACCAAGTGCATGGGTAACCTGCGCAACATCGGCATCGGCCTCGAAACCTACAGCCAGGAGTGGGGCGGCGTCGTCTCCAACGGCACGGCCATCGAACTGTCCTTCAGCGCCAACAACGGAATGGTCCCCGGCAGCCGCCCGGCCCACACCGCCGACTGGCTCCGCCTCTTCGGCTGGCCCCCGGAACTGGGCAACGGCAACATGCACTACGGCGTGCTCAACCGCTACTGGTTCTGCGCCATGGCCAAGTACATCGCCAAGCAGGAGACCTCCAAGGCCGTCTATGACGACGTCTTCTTCTGCCCCGATGACCGCTTCTACTCGGGCCGCGCCAAGGAAACGCGCGACCAGTACGCGAACATGATCCACCGCATTTCCTACCTGATGACCGATGCGGCGTTCTGGGATCCCATGATGTTTACCGAGGCCCGCATCGGCGAGATCCTCAGCGAGAATCAGCACTACAACAACGGCAACGGCAACCCCGCCTCCAATGGGCCATCCAACTACAACACGCCGGGTCGACGCTACCTCCGCAAGGAAGAAGTCAAGTTCCCCACCCAGAAGGTCTATGTGTGGGAAGTCAATTCTTTCCACGAGCAGCCCACCCACGGCTACAACGAGCGTGACCTCCAGGCCACGGTTCTCTTCTTCGACGGCAGCGCCGACAAGCGCACCGCCTCGGTCACCGAGAACTACAACCCGAAGCTGTACGTTCCGCTGACCAACCGCATGGGGTGGACGGATGAATCGCTCCAGCCGGGCGATCCGCTGCACTACTACTACGGCGCCACCAAGCACGGCATCCGCGGCCGCGACTTCAACGACTGATTGTCGCCGCCATCTCTGAACACCAGCACGCCCCGCGATACCTTCGCGGGGCGTGCGCCGTTAACGGGGCTGGGACGGGATCGGAAGTGCGGTCTGCCGCTCTGGGACGCGGCTGCCGCGTGGAAGCGCAGAGGCAGGCTCCTCTCACCACGCTGTTCTGCTCGACAACGGGTTGCTCTGCGATCTCGGCGATGCGCCATCCTCTCACGCGTCCTGACTTGGGGCCGCTGGCAACCCCTTTCTTGAGCCAGCGGCATAGCCAATGAACGGCTTTCTCGACATTGCCCGGAACCGCTCACGGCGGCGATGCGTAGCCTTCCGCGCCAACGTCCCTTTTTCTGCGCCGCTTCGGCAGAAGGTGGCTGGAACTCATGCCCCTGACCCCTAGAATCAATCGGGGTGCGCCAACTTGCGGCTGCCTGCCGGATCCGAACGCACAAGCGGAACTCCGGAGGTCCAGCCTGCACTCCGCCAGCGGAAGTAGGCGCGATTTGACGAGAAACGGCCCCGGGCGGCAAGTGGTGTAGCCGTCCGATGAGGGGTCTGGTCTTATTCAACGGTTGAAGATCGAAGAACGCAAACGAAAGGTCACTGCCATGCTCAGCCACGTCTCACGGCGCCTCGCGCGGGGCAGATCGAAGCGGGGATTCACCCTGATCGAACTGCTCGTGGTCATCTCCGTCATCGCCCTGCTCATCGGCCTTCTCCTGCCGGCCTTGGCCCGGGCTCGAGCCGCCGCCCGCGCGACCAAGTGCCTGGGCAACCTGCGCAACATCGGCATCGGCCTGGAGACCTACAGCCAGGAGTGGAACGGCGTCATCTCCAATGGCACGGTTTGCGAGACCATCTTCGCGCAGAACACCGGACTGATTAAGGGAAGTCGCCCGCACTTCAGCCCGACGTGGGCCGAGCTGTTCGGCTGGCCGCCTGAACTGGGCAACGGCGTCATGCACTACGGCGCCCTCAACCGCTACTGGTTCTGCGCCATGGCCAAGTACGTTGCCAAGCAGGAAACCTCCAAGGCCGTCTACGACGACGTCTTCTTCTGCCCCGATGACCGCTTCTACTCCGTCAAGGCCAAGGAGACCCGGGACCAGTTCCAGAACACGATTCACCGCATTTCCTATCTGATGAGCGATGCGGCCTTCTGGGATCCCACCATGTTCACCGAGGCCCGCATCGGAGAAATCCTCGTCGAAAATCAGCACTACAACAACAGCAATCAGGCGAACAACGGCCCGTCAAACGTCAACACGGCCGGTCGCCGCTATCTCCGCAAGGAAGAAGTCAAGTTCCCCACCCAGAAGGTGTATGTGTGGGAAGTCAACTCGTTCCACGAGCAGCCGACCCACGGCTACAACGAGCGCGATCTCCAGGCCACGGTTCTCTTCTTCGACGGCAGCGCCGACAAGCGCACCGCCTCGATCACCGAGACCTACAACCCGAAACTGTACATCCCTCTGACCAACCGCATGGGATGGACCGATGAGGCGCTCCAGCCGGGCGATCCGCTGCAGTACTACTACGGCGCGACGAAGCACGGCATCCGCGGCCGCGACTTCAACGATTGATCGTCGCCGCCAACTCTGAACACCAGCACGCCCCGCGAGAACTCGCGGGGCGTGTTCGTTTTTGCCCGAGATCGATCACTCGCTGCGCTTGTCAAGCCCATTGATGAATCCGCTGATCATGCGGGCAAGTTCTTCGAGCCGGGCTCGGCAGCGACTGTACTGCCCTGCATCGGCGGACCCTTCGGATGTGCTTTCAGCGGCCACTTGCTCTCGCTTCGCTGCATAACTGGATTACCGACTGGCAGCGATTTTCCACCGCCCGGCGGTCCTCTCGTTCGGGCAGACCCTTCAGAGCCCCTCGGGCGATCATTTCAGCGTGCCGCAGGAGCGCGGTGCGGTCCTCTGGTCGATGTACGAATCCCGCGACCACGGCGATCGTTTCCAGCAGGCGGATGGTTACCGCAGCGCTGGAGCGGCTGTATTGCCGAACTTGGTTGAACGCCGCGTCTGTGACCTCCGGGAAGGTATGGCCAGGCGCAATCACACGAAGCTGATTCTGGTGGTCATGGCGATAGTGCGACGGCATAGCTCGTGTCGCCAAACGACACAGGGCGGATCCCAGATGGTCAACGCACATCATCGCCGTGAACGGGTCGTTCAACCCGGGGGAGAGGGCCCGGACCGCGATCTCGACCAGCTGGTTCACCCCGAATTCGATGTCCTGGTCGGAAGTCCGCTGGTTGCCCAGGACGAAATGGGAACGGACCTGCTCGGTCAGCCGGTCGGTCGCTCGACTTTCTGGCCAGATCAGCGCCAGAGGACAACTGGCAACGACGTAGTCTCCAGGCCTTCGCTCCAGTCGAATCACCAAGTCCTCCTCCATCGCCAGCGCCAGCAAAGCCGCACCGTCGATGAACTGGAGATAGCCGTCTCCGTTCGCGCCGACTGGCCGAGCATCCTTGTCGAACGCCTCCAGGAAGCCCACGTCGGGTGGCTCCGCCGGGATCGTCGGCGCTCCCCGTCCGATGTGTTCGGGGTAAAGATCGTCGATTCTCCCGACCAGTTCCTTGCCGATCCGCGCGGCGATCTCGTTGGCCTGGATGGAAACAGAAACATGATGAATGAAGTAGATCAACACTCCAACGCTCGCCACCGCGAGGAGTACGCCGAGGGTGACCGACAGGTGCGGGACGAAGGCGACCTCCTCCGCGCGGCGGATCGTGCGGAGAACGAGCAAGCAGTACAGGAAGGTGGCGATGAAGGTGCCGAGGACCACCTGTGTGGTGCGATCGCTCATGAAATTGCGCAGGAGACGGGGCCCCAACTGAGACGAGGCCAGCGACAGTGCGACCAAGGTCATCGAGAAGACCACACCGGCGATGGTAATCATCGACCCGGCGATGATGCCCAGCACGGCGCTCGCCCCTTCCGCTCCACCGGTGAACGTCCAGCCCAGATTGAGCGCCAACCACTCCGTCAGCGGTTCATCCACGGTGACTCCAACGAATGCCAACGCCACGGCGGCGCCGGCCATGCACGCCGGAAGAAACCAGAAACTGGAACGAATGCGACTCCAGTACTTGAAAAATCGCCCTTTCACGACGACGGCACCTCCTTCGCTCGCATGTCATCCACAGCCAAACAGTTGATTGAACAGAGCTCCGATGAGGATGCCCCGCGGTCCATGCGGTGCGCTGCACCGAGAAAGATGGTGCCGGCCCCGTAAGCCAGGCGCCCGACCTTCGCGCAGCGAATCGTCAGGAAGTGGGCTTGTCATCGGAGCCGCCGCGGAGGAGGTTTACCGTATCGTCGGGCTGGTGCGCCAGTCGAGCCTGTTCATCGAGCGTGTCCGCCTCACTGGAGAGGCCGCCTTCCGCCGCCGTGACGACGGCTTCCGGAGTGGAATCGATGTGTTCGGCCGGCGCTGCGTGCAGTTGGGCGGGATCGCGTTTCGTGGAGTCGGGTTGCGCTGGACCAGGCGAATCGGAAAGCATGGTGACCGGAATGCCCTGCGGAAAGATGACCTCCCGGGCTTCGTCGGGCATGGAGATGCCGTGGTCTTGAAAGGCTCGCTTGATCAGCCGGATGACCGACGAGCGGACCTTGAGCCAGCTGTGCTTCTGGCCGTTCAGCCAGAAGTAGATTCGCAGGTTCACTGTGGCCTTTCCCAGTTCTTCCGCCAGCACCCATGGCTCGGGGTCGTTCAGAACCGCTGGGTGACCCGACAGGACTCGGCGCGCAACTTCCTGCGCGTAGTCGATGCGGTCGTCATATCCGATGCCGACGACGAAGTCTTCGCGTCTGTTGGGGTTGCTCGAATAATTGCGGATAGCGCTCTTGTACACCTTCGCGTTCGGCAACTGACACAACGTCCCGTCCAGCGCCATCAAGACGGTCGTGCGGACGTTGAGCTGCCTGACGTAACCGGTCACGTCCGCGATCTCGACCAGATCGCCGGTGTGGAACGGCCGCTGGACGCTCAGGAAAATGCTGGCCAGGTAGTTCTCCGTGATATCACGGAAGGCGATCCCGACCGCGAGCCCGATCAAGCCCGTGCCGCCAATGATCGTGAGAGCCAGTTGGGTCAGGCCCGATATACGGAGCACAATGTAGAGGCCCGCGACCATGACCAGCACACCAGCCCCGCGGGCGAACAATCCACGGAGCAGTCGAGAGTTGATGCGGCGCCTGAGAACAATGCGGACGCCGTACGTTGTCACCCAAGCAACCAAGGCCGAAACCGCGAGGATGATCAGCGCCAGCATCAGCAAGGGAAGCGCGCGCAGGAGGTCCCGCCACACCGAGGAAAGGCCCGATTCCGCGCTGCTGAAATCCCATGGCGACGACTGCTTGACGGTCATCTGATTGGCGACCGCGGCGACGCCCTGTGTGTTGCCGGCCAGGCTGCTTGCCCACTCCTTAAGTGCATCTGTCTCCGCTCGGCCGCGGAGGAAGACCACGCCCTCTTCCACGTGAACGCTCGGTTCGTGGAACCAGCCAGTCGCGATGAGGATGCGCTCGAGACGGTCGCGGATCTGGTCATCGCGCGCCACCGGCTCGATGTCTACTCGGGCCGCGACGGGTGACACCTTCTCTTTGGCGGGGGATGGTTGCGCGGAAGATTGGTCCTTGGAGTCGGGCGGCGACTGTGCCATGGCCAACGGAACGCCCTGAGACAGGATCAAGCCCAGCAGAAATGCACGGAAAGGGTTTCGATTGGCAATGCTGATCCAAAAGCGGCTCATCGAACGACTGTAGATCGCTCGTGGAACAGGAACGCATGCTCGTGGGGACTCCGTCTATGACCGACTCCGGACGCGGGGTCGCGGGCCCCATCGGGTCGCTTTGATCAGTTCGGACGAAAAGTTCGAATCCCGTCAACCGCTTGCTGAGAAGTGTGTGATCTTGATCACTCAACACCACGGATTGAACCGCAAATGTTTGGGCTTTGGATATAAAAAGCCCTCCGACTGTTCGTCGAAGGGCTTGTTCTTCGCGGAAGTCGGGGCGAGAGGATTTGAACCTCCGACCTCTTGACCCCCAGTCAAGCGCGCTAACCAAGCTGCGCTACGCCCCGTGCGGCCGCGCGAGGCGGCCGGATGCGATCATAGTCGTCGCCCCGCGCCATTGACAGCCCCCCGGACGATCCGATCCCCGCCGGCGAGCCGTTCGCGTCCACCACGGCGCTGTCGCTCAGATACCCGAGCCGCCCCACTCGAACGGGCCGGACGCAGGGTCGGGCCGCTCGCGCAGTTCCGGCCGCGACGCCTGCACGACATAACCCGCGGGGACGGACCGCGTGAGAAACACGCCGCCGCCGATCACGCAGTCGTCGCCGATCACCGTGTCGCCGCCGAGGATCGTCGCACCGGCGTAGACGATGACGCGATCGCCCAGCGTCGGGTGCCGCTTGTTGCCGCGAATGATGCGGCCGCCGCCGTCGGTCGGGAAACTCCGCGCGCCCAGCGTCACGCCCTGGTACAGGCGGCAGTGGCGTCCGATCTGCGTCGTCTCCCCCACCACCACGCCCGTGCCGTGGTCGATGAAGAACGCCTCGCCGATGCTGGCGCCGGGATGGATGTCGATGCCGGTCATGGCGTGCGCGTGTTCGCTCATGATGCGAGGAAGCAGCGGCACGTCGAGGCGGTAGAGCTCGTGCGACACCCGGTGGACGGTGAGCGCCTTGACGCCGGGATACGAGAAGATGATCTCATCCGTGTGCCGCGCCGCCGGGTCGCCGTCGTACGCCGCCTGCACGTCGAGCGCGAGCAGCCGGCGGATCTCGGGCAGGCGATCGAGAAATGCGAGCGTCAGTTCGCGGGCCCGCTGCTGGCACGAACCGCCCCGCCCCCCTTCGCCGCCGCGATCGAGCCCTTGCATGTAGGCCAGCGACGCTTCGATCTGCCGGCACAGGTCGGCCGCGACGCGCTCGGCCGCGTCGCGCACGTGCCCGGCGAGCGACTCGGCGCTGAGCGTGCGCGACCCGAAGAATCCCGGGAAGATCAGCGCGCGAATCTCTTCGAGCAGGCGGATGATCGTGTCGGTGTTGGGCAGGTGCGTCGGCGCGAGGTGGCGCGTGTTGACGGTCAGCCGGATCGAATCGACGATCCGCTCAACGGTCTGGGCCGGAAGTTCAGGAGCGTGGGCCATGCCGAGGCAATCGTAAGGCCGGCCGATGCGGATGTTCTCGCTCAAAACAAAGACCCGCCCGATGGGGCAGGTCCTGTTGAATCTCTGTCGCATCGGGCCGAGCAGTCGGGCAAGACGCTCGAACCCCATTTGCAGGTGGGCGCACGGTTCGGAGGCGGCAACCTTCCACTCTTTGGAGGCTTGGTTTTCGCCCCGAAACTCAGATCGTGCTCCCATGGGGCTGGAAACGGTTCGAGCATGTTGGCACGAGCCGCCCGGCCGACGCAGCAAAGCGATCCGCCGACATCTTACGCCGTTCGCCCGGCGGTGCGCGACATTCGATGCCTTTCCAGCCGATTTTGCGACCAGTGTCCGCCCTGGTGAGCATCCGGCTGAGCAGTTGGCCCGGCACGGTCTGGTTGACACGCCGCCGGGCGCGGGCTAGAACACAGTCTGACGTGCGGTGGAAGAGCGCCATCCCAACCCAGCGAGAAAAGCCATGTCACGAAACGCCAAGTGTTTCCGTCTTCTCACGATCGGGGTTCTTGCCGCCGCGATGATCGGCTGCGAATCCAATGACGAGGCGAGCCTCGAAGAGGCCAGCCGCGTCGATCCCCAGAAAGTCAACGACGAAGTCTTCTGGGACCACACGCCCGAACTGCTGACCGTCACCGATCGTCCCGATGACACGGCCGGTCGCATCACGCGCCGCTTCAACTATGACAGCCGCATGTTCTGGGAAGACTGGATCAACGCGTGGTACTGGGATCGGCCCACCCGGCTCAACCGCCGCCCGATTCCCTGATCCATCTGACCTGATCTGAATCACTGCATCCCCCGTTTCGCCGGCCGCTGCTCAGGCAGTCGCCCGCGAGGCGGGGGATGTCATTTGCCGGCGCGCTTCCGTGCGCACGCGGCGGCTGCAAATGCGCCGCCTCCGGCGAGTTTGCGCCGCCAGCCGCGATTGCTTCTTGCATTCTCTCGCCCGTGCTCCATCCTGCGGTCATTGCAGGCCCTTCAAACGGAGCACGACCATGAATCGAAGTCCACTCGCCTCAATGGCCACGGCGATGCACACGGTGTCCCTCGCGGCAGCCCTGTTCATCGCACCTTCCTGCGCAGCGCCGCCCGCGAGTTCGACAGCCGCGCTCGATGCGCTTGATGACATCCACCGGCGCGTGCTGGCGCATGAAACGGACGCAACCGAAACGACCGCCGCCCTGGCCGAGACCGTGTGCGACGCGGCGGCCGAGCGCCTGCGGCTGGCGCTGCTGCTCGACCTCGATGCGTTGCAGTCGGCCGCAGGACGGCCCGATGAGGCGCTCATCGAGCGCGTGCTGCGCGAGGGCTCGGATAACGCCGTGGTCGAGGAGATCAGAAGCGGCCGACTTTCGCCTGAGCAGGCGCTGAGGCTCGTTTCGGATGCGGCCGCAGCGGCTGATCTCTCGCCCGAACCGCGTCAGGCGGCCGAGCAGCGCCTCATCGAGCGCTTCGCGCCCTGGCAGCGCCTGCAGGAGAGTCGCCGCGCACTGCTCGAAGGGCTTGAGTCCCGCAGCGCAGCGGCCCGGGTCCTGCTCGATGAAGCCGTGGAACTCACCGCTGCAGTGCGAAGCGCGACGGCCGCACGCCGGGCCGAGCCGATGCGATGGCGCGCCGCCGCCATCCAGACCTCCCGTCTGATTGAAGATCAGCAGTTGCGCTCCGCGACGCGAGAACTCATCGAAGCGCTGATGCCCGCCCAAGATGCGCAAGCGAACACAACCACAAGGAGCAATGACCAGTGAACCACGACATCACCGACATTGACGCCAGCGCCCTGGCCATCGTCCTCGACTCGACGGGGCCGGTGACGCTTGCGCCTGAGCAGGCCGCGCTCATGCGATCGCTGCTTGAGCAGTTCGCCGCCGACCAGGTGACGCTACTCACGCTCGAGCGGCGACTGGCGCGGCACGAGCAGGCGGGTGAGCGGCTGGATCGCGCGCTGACCTCGGGCCTCAATCTGCTCGCCAGCCGACTGGATCGACCCGCGATTGGCTCGGACTTTGACCTCGCCGAGTCGCGCCGGATCCGGGCGGAGCTCGCCGAGCAGGTGGCGCAGATGCAGCAGCCTCAGGAGATCTGGGCCGCCGCCGCGCGCACCGCGCTGGCGCTGGTTCGCCTGCTCTGATCGGTGGCCATCGGTTACAATGAGCCGATGGTTGATGAACTGGTGGAGATCGAGGCGGCGGCGAGGCTGCCGCTCAACGAGGCGCAGCGCGAAGCGGTCTACGACCGCCAAGGACCGCTCATTGTCCTTGCCGGGCCCGGCACAGGCAAGACGCACGTCATCACCCATCGCATCTGCCGGCTCATCAACGAAGATGGCGTCGAACCCGAGACGATCCTCGCCCTGACGTTCACGAACAAGGCCGCCGAGGAGATGCGCACCCGCCTGGCGTCGATGCTCGGCTCGCCTTCGCTCGCCGAGCGGCTGGTGGCTTCGACTTTTCACAGTTTCGGCCTTCGGCTCGTGCGGCAGTTCGGCGATCGGGCCGGCCTGCGCTCCGAGCCCGATCACATCGACGAAGCGCAGCAGAAGGCGCTGATGCGCCGTGTCGTGGATGAGACGGGTGTCGGCCGGGAGAAGTGGTTCTACGACCCATACTCGGTCGTGCCCGTGGCGCTCGACTTCGTGAGCGAGGCGCGAAACTACGCCATCTTTCCCGCCGCCGCGCTGGACTACGCGCAGCAGTGGATGACCCGGGCGCGCGACAACGAGGCGGAACTCGCCGGCGAAGACCTGATCGCCGAGCAGGCCCGCGCGGATCGCTTCATGAGCCTGGCGCGACTCTACGACGCGTACGAA is a window encoding:
- a CDS encoding DUF2254 domain-containing protein, whose protein sequence is MKGRFFKYWSRIRSSFWFLPACMAGAAVALAFVGVTVDEPLTEWLALNLGWTFTGGAEGASAVLGIIAGSMITIAGVVFSMTLVALSLASSQLGPRLLRNFMSDRTTQVVLGTFIATFLYCLLVLRTIRRAEEVAFVPHLSVTLGVLLAVASVGVLIYFIHHVSVSIQANEIAARIGKELVGRIDDLYPEHIGRGAPTIPAEPPDVGFLEAFDKDARPVGANGDGYLQFIDGAALLALAMEEDLVIRLERRPGDYVVASCPLALIWPESRATDRLTEQVRSHFVLGNQRTSDQDIEFGVNQLVEIAVRALSPGLNDPFTAMMCVDHLGSALCRLATRAMPSHYRHDHQNQLRVIAPGHTFPEVTDAAFNQVRQYSRSSAAVTIRLLETIAVVAGFVHRPEDRTALLRHAEMIARGALKGLPEREDRRAVENRCQSVIQLCSEARASGR
- a CDS encoding prepilin-type N-terminal cleavage/methylation domain-containing protein produces the protein MLSHVSRRLARGRSKRGFTLIELLVVISVIALLIGLLLPALARARAAARATKCLGNLRNIGIGLETYSQEWNGVISNGTVCETIFAQNTGLIKGSRPHFSPTWAELFGWPPELGNGVMHYGALNRYWFCAMAKYVAKQETSKAVYDDVFFCPDDRFYSVKAKETRDQFQNTIHRISYLMSDAAFWDPTMFTEARIGEILVENQHYNNSNQANNGPSNVNTAGRRYLRKEEVKFPTQKVYVWEVNSFHEQPTHGYNERDLQATVLFFDGSADKRTASITETYNPKLYIPLTNRMGWTDEALQPGDPLQYYYGATKHGIRGRDFND
- a CDS encoding mechanosensitive ion channel encodes the protein MSRFWISIANRNPFRAFLLGLILSQGVPLAMAQSPPDSKDQSSAQPSPAKEKVSPVAARVDIEPVARDDQIRDRLERILIATGWFHEPSVHVEEGVVFLRGRAETDALKEWASSLAGNTQGVAAVANQMTVKQSSPWDFSSAESGLSSVWRDLLRALPLLMLALIILAVSALVAWVTTYGVRIVLRRRINSRLLRGLFARGAGVLVMVAGLYIVLRISGLTQLALTIIGGTGLIGLAVGIAFRDITENYLASIFLSVQRPFHTGDLVEIADVTGYVRQLNVRTTVLMALDGTLCQLPNAKVYKSAIRNYSSNPNRREDFVVGIGYDDRIDYAQEVARRVLSGHPAVLNDPEPWVLAEELGKATVNLRIYFWLNGQKHSWLKVRSSVIRLIKRAFQDHGISMPDEAREVIFPQGIPVTMLSDSPGPAQPDSTKRDPAQLHAAPAEHIDSTPEAVVTAAEGGLSSEADTLDEQARLAHQPDDTVNLLRGGSDDKPTS
- a CDS encoding serine acetyltransferase, which produces MAHAPELPAQTVERIVDSIRLTVNTRHLAPTHLPNTDTIIRLLEEIRALIFPGFFGSRTLSAESLAGHVRDAAERVAADLCRQIEASLAYMQGLDRGGEGGRGGSCQQRARELTLAFLDRLPEIRRLLALDVQAAYDGDPAARHTDEIIFSYPGVKALTVHRVSHELYRLDVPLLPRIMSEHAHAMTGIDIHPGASIGEAFFIDHGTGVVVGETTQIGRHCRLYQGVTLGARSFPTDGGGRIIRGNKRHPTLGDRVIVYAGATILGGDTVIGDDCVIGGGVFLTRSVPAGYVVQASRPELRERPDPASGPFEWGGSGI
- a CDS encoding type II secretion system protein, producing the protein MHFKPLSLNTSAVRKRGFTLIELLVVISVIALLIGLLLPALARARAAARATKCMGNLRNIGIGLETYSQEWGGVVSNGTAIELSFSANNGMVPGSRPAHTADWLRLFGWPPELGNGNMHYGVLNRYWFCAMAKYIAKQETSKAVYDDVFFCPDDRFYSGRAKETRDQYANMIHRISYLMTDAAFWDPMMFTEARIGEILSENQHYNNGNGNPASNGPSNYNTPGRRYLRKEEVKFPTQKVYVWEVNSFHEQPTHGYNERDLQATVLFFDGSADKRTASVTENYNPKLYVPLTNRMGWTDESLQPGDPLHYYYGATKHGIRGRDFND